The genomic segment GTTCAGAGCGCGTACGGGAACGCCACCGATCAGGAGTCGCCGGACCCGGACGGCCTGATCGTCTCGGAGTGCCGCGTGGACGGCGCTCCGACGTTCAAGCGGATTCAGCCCCGGGCCCGCGGCACCGCGTTCCAGATCAAGCGGCGGATGGCGCACATTCACGTGACGCTGTCCGACCCGCCGGAAGAGGTGGTTGTGCCGCCCGCCGCGGTCGCGGCTCCGGCCGTGATTGAAACACCGGCACCGGCGCCGGCCGCGATCGAGGCCCACACGCCGGCCCCGGCCGTAACGGAGCCACCGGCCCCGGCTGTGAGCGAATCGCCGGCCCCGGCCGCGCCGGAAACGCCGGCCGCCCCGCCGACCTGATCGGTGGGGACGAGTTCGGCACGGGGGCCGGCGGAGGGGCCGGCCCCTCAGTTGTTTCCAAGACACGAGTGGATCGGTAGGCAGCGGAGCGAGGGCGAGACATGGGCCAGAAAGTCCGACCGACGGGGTTCCGAACCGGCATCATGCGGCCGTGGCGGAGCACGTGGTACGCGAACAAACAGGACTTCGCCGAACTGCTTCTGGAAGACGTTGCCATCCGGGCGTTCATCCAGAGCTTCCTGACCGACAAGCGGGACCGCAAGCAGCAGCGGCCCGCGATCGCCGACATCCGCATCGAGCGGACCCGCGAGCGCGTAACCGTCGTGGTGACGAGCAGCCGCGTCGGGGCGATCATCGGCAAGAAGGGTGAGAAGATCGAGAAGCTCACCAAGGCGCTGGAGAAGTTGACCCGCCGGCACATCGAGGTCAAGACCATCGAGGTGACGCGGCCGGAGATCGACGCCCAGCTGATCGCCGAGGACATCGCGGAGCAACTGGAAAAGCGGGCCAGCTTCCGCCGGACCATGAAGCAGGCCATGCAGCGGGCGATGGAGGGCGGCGCCAAGGGCGTCAAACTCCAACTGTCGGGCCGGCTCGGCGGGGCCGAAATGGCCCGGTGCGAGAAGGGCATGGAGGGCTCCATCCCGCTCTCGACGCTCCGCTGCAAGGTGGAGTACGGGTTCGCCGAGGCGACCACGCCGCAGGGCAACATTGGTATCAAGGCCTGGGTGAACCAGGGCGACTACCTCACCGGCGACATCGCCGACGCGACCGACGCCTCGGCGGCGGGACAGGGACAGAAGCGCCGGCCGCGCCGCGGCCCGGGTGGTGGCGGCGGCGGTTTCGGCGGCCCGCGGTAAGTCGGAATCCGTCGGACGCGAGAGGGCGGTTCGGGGCGAGTGAATTCGGGCGACAAGCTGACCGGAGATATCGGCAATGCCACAGATGCCCAAACGGGTCAAGTTCCGCAAAGCGCAGCGCGGCGTCGTCCGCGCCCGGACGACCCGCAAGAAGTACAACGGGCCGATCAAGGGCAACGCGCACCGCGGGAACTACGTCGCGTACGGCGACTTCGGCCTCCAGACCCTCGAGGGCGGGTGGCTGTCGGCCGAGTGCATCGAGTGCGGCCGCGTGACGATGACCCGGTTCGTGTCCGGCGAGGGCCGGTACTACATCCGCGTGTTCCCGCACAAGCCCGTGACCTCGATCCCGGCCGAAACCCGTATGGGTAAGGGCAAGGGCGAACCGGAGTACTGGGCGGCCGTTGTCCGCCCCGGGCAGATCCTGTTCGAGATCGGCGGCCTGCCCGAGAGCGCGGCCCGCGACTGCCTCGCCCGCGTGGCGTACAAGATGCCGTTCAAGTGCCGGTTCGTGACGCGCCGTCCGAACGTGTAATTTCGAGTGATGAGTCATGAGTCCTGAGTGATGAGCGCGAGACGAGTGGCGCGGACCCGCCACTCATCACTCATCACTCATCACTCCGGGTGATGCGATGCAGAAGAAGATGAAAGAGTTCCGCGGGATGAGCGACGAGCAACTGTCGCTCGCCCTGAAGGACACCGAGAAGCACCTGTTCCAGCTCCGCTTCCAGTCGGCCACCGACCGATTGGAGACGCCGTCCGAGATCCGCAAGGCGAAGCGCGACATCGCCCGGATCAAGACGCTGCAGCGCGAGAAGGAACTGGCCAAGCTCGAGGGCCTGCCCGTCGACCAGCTCGGCACCCGCATCGCGGCCCTGGCGGCGAAAGAGGCGGCCAACGTGCCCGGCAAGCGCACGGCCCACCGGCAGGGCGCCCGGCTGACGCGGTTCTACGCAGCCAAGGGCGGCACGCTGCCCGTGGCCCCGCCGCCCCCGCCCGCCGCTCCGGTCCCCGTTGCGGCGGCCCCGGCGAAGCCCGAAGTCAAGACGGACGCGAAGAAGCCAGACGCGAAGAAGGCCGACGCCAAGAAACCCGGCGCGGCGAAGGGGAGTGGTAAGTAATGGCGGACACCAGCACCCCGGCCGCGGCCGGCGAAGCGAAGACCACGGGCCGGCGCGTCCTCGAGGGGATCGTCACCCGCGACAAGATGATCAAGACCCGGCGCGTCGAGGTCGAGCGCCTGGTCCGGCACCCGAAGTACGGCAAGTTCGTCAAGCGGCGGACGGTGTGCTACGTCCACGACGAGGCCAACGCGTCGCACCTCGGGGACACCGTCGAGATCATCGAGAGCCGTCCGCTGTCCAAGACGAAGCGGTGGGCGCTCGTCAAGGTCGTCAAGAAGGCGCCGAGCCGGACGCTGTCGAACCTGGAAGGCGCCGTCGCCGGCAGCGACGCGGCCGCCACGGCGACCGCCCCGAAGGCCGAAGAGAAGAAATAGCTGTTGGCCGTTGCGAAAGCTGTACGCTCCTGGCTGTTGGCTTTTTAGCCAAACCGGACAAACTAGCGACGATTCGGCCCGGCTAATAGCCAAACGCTGACAGCCACAGCTTTGAGGGATACGAATGATTCAGATGTATACCTACCTCGATGTGGCCGACAACACCGGGGCCAAAGAGGTGATGTGCATCCAGGTGCTCGGCGGCAGCAAGCGCCGCGTCGCGTACCTGGGGGACATCATCCGGGCGAGCGTGAAGAAGGCGCTGCCGGGCGGCGACGTGAAGCAGGGCGACGTGGTCAAAGGCGTCGTGGTCCGCACCCGCGTCGCCACCCGCCGCGAGGACGGGAGCTACGTCCGCTTCGACCGCAACGCGCTCGTGCTGCTCGACAACGACAACAACCCGCGCGGGACCCGCATCTTCGGCGCGGTGCCCCGCGAACTGCGGGCGAAGTTCAACAAGATCCTCAGCCTCGCGGCCGAGGTCGTTTGAGGGAGTTTTCGGTGCTCAGTGTTCAGTGTTCGGCCAGCAATGTGAACTGCCGGCCGGGCCTGTGCTGGGTGCTGACAACTGAACACTGAAAACTGAGCACTGATATGTTTTTCCGCAAAGACGATGTGGTCGAAGTGGTCGCCGGGGACGACAAGGGCACCCGCGGGAAGGTGCTGCGCGTCCTCCGCGCGAAGAACAAAGTCGTGATCGAGGGCGTCAACCGCGTGTACCGGCACCTGAAGCCGTCGCGGCGCAACCCGCAGGGCGGGCGGCTCTCAAAGGAGATGCCGGTGGACGCCTCGAACGTCATGCTCATCGACCCGGTCAAGAACGCGCCCACCCGCGTCGGCGTCCGTTACGCCCCGGACGGCAGCAAGGAACTGTTCGCCAAGAAGAGCGGCTCGCGCCTCCGGGTGCTCAGCAAGCCGGACCCGAAGTACGCCAAGAAGTAGTGGCCGGCGGACAGTGAGCGGCGGGCCGTGATCACGCGGCCCGAGTACCCGCGAGCTGCTTGCTGACTGCTCACCGTACACTGACTTTCCACTGCCCACTGTTCCCGACCCGTACCGGACCCGTTGGTAATGGGTTCGCCATAGGTCAACGAGGGATCACGCGATGACAGCGACGACGACGAGTCCTCCGGCCCGGCTCCTGGCGCGGTACAACAAAGAGATTGTACCGGCGCTCTCCAAGAAGTTCGGGCGGACGAACCTCCACAGCCTGCCGAAGCTCTCGAAGATCGTCCTGAACATGGGCGTGGGCAAGGCGCTGCAAGATAAGGAGCGGATGAAGCTCGCGGCCGAGCAGCTCGGGCTGATCGCCGGGCAGCGCGCCCAGGTCACGAAGGCTCGGGTGGCGGTGAGCGGCTTCCGGCTCCGCGAGAACAACGAGATCGGCTGCCGGGTGACGCTCCGCGGCAAGCGGATGTACGAGTTCCTCGATCGGCTCATCAACCTCGCGCTGCCGCGCATCCGCGACTTTCGGGGGATCAACCCGAAGAGCTTCGACGGTAACGGCAACTACAGTATGGGTCTGACGGAACAGCTCGTGTTCCCCGAGATCGACCCCGACAAGGTGACGTTCACGCAGGGCATGGACATCACCTTCGTCACCACGACCAAGAACGACGACGAGGCCCGCGAACTGCTCCGCGCCTTCGGGATGCCGTTCCGGGACGACACCAAATAGTGGATAGTGGGCAGTGGTCGGTGCGTAGAGAAAGACAGCGAGTGCCTTTTTCTTCCACTGTACACGGCTCACCGTCCACGGCCCACTAATAGCAGGAACGGCCGGCTCCCCCGAAGCGCGTGTCTTCGGGTCCGAGTCGGAACGCCGCACCGAGACACCCGAGCGATGTCAACCAACGCGAAAGAAGCCACGTACCGCCGCCAACTGGTGGCCGTCGAACTGCACAAGGCCGAGCTGAAGAAGCCGGTCGATCAGCGGGACCCGAAAAAGGTGCTGCCCGGCCGCGATCTCGTGAAGATCTGCCGCCGGTGCCAACTGTGCGGCCGCGCCCGCGCCGTGTACCGCAAGTTCGGCTGCTGCCGCATCTGTTTCCGCAAGCTCGCGAGCGACGGGCTGATTCCCGGCGTGCGCAAGGCGTCCTGGTAACCACGAAAGGGGAGGACTACTGCTATGATGACCGACCCGATCGCGGACATGCTGACGCGCATCCGCAACGCCAATAACATCGAGCGCCCGCTCGTCGAGATGCCGGCCACCAACCTCAAGGTCGCCGTTGCCAAGGTGCTGCTCGAAGAGGGCTTCATCCTCGGCTACCGGACGGGCGTCTACGTCGACACCCCGACCGAAAGCGGTGGGACGACGAAAGAGTTCAAGGAGCTGGAGAAGCTCGGCGAACCGCACGCCGTCCTCCAGGTCTTCCTGAAGTACGGCCCGGACGGCGAACGGGTGATCCGCCACATCGAGCGGTACTCCAAGCCCGGCCGGCGCGTGTACCAGGGCTACAAGGACGTGCGGCGCGTGCTCGACGGGTTGGGCATCGCCATCCTCAGCACCAGCAAGGGCGTCATGTCCGACCGGCAGGCCAAAAAGGCCAAGGTCGGTGGCGAGATGCTTTGCACCGTGTGGTGAGCCGCGAGCGGGGGGTGTGGGCTTTTTAGCCTGTTGCTTCTGATCACCCTACTCCCCGGCGTGTTTGTTTTCGCAGTGTTCGCGTTGAGTGCTCGTAGGTGCGGTCGCGTTTGAGGTCACCAG from the Frigoriglobus tundricola genome contains:
- the rplV gene encoding 50S ribosomal protein L22 encodes the protein MDYKAKHRFADTGPRKIRLFADLIRGKNVDEALQLLRFYHNRGAKLLLAVVQSAYGNATDQESPDPDGLIVSECRVDGAPTFKRIQPRARGTAFQIKRRMAHIHVTLSDPPEEVVVPPAAVAAPAVIETPAPAPAAIEAHTPAPAVTEPPAPAVSESPAPAAPETPAAPPT
- the rpsC gene encoding 30S ribosomal protein S3, with protein sequence MGQKVRPTGFRTGIMRPWRSTWYANKQDFAELLLEDVAIRAFIQSFLTDKRDRKQQRPAIADIRIERTRERVTVVVTSSRVGAIIGKKGEKIEKLTKALEKLTRRHIEVKTIEVTRPEIDAQLIAEDIAEQLEKRASFRRTMKQAMQRAMEGGAKGVKLQLSGRLGGAEMARCEKGMEGSIPLSTLRCKVEYGFAEATTPQGNIGIKAWVNQGDYLTGDIADATDASAAGQGQKRRPRRGPGGGGGGFGGPR
- the rplP gene encoding 50S ribosomal protein L16, which translates into the protein MPQMPKRVKFRKAQRGVVRARTTRKKYNGPIKGNAHRGNYVAYGDFGLQTLEGGWLSAECIECGRVTMTRFVSGEGRYYIRVFPHKPVTSIPAETRMGKGKGEPEYWAAVVRPGQILFEIGGLPESAARDCLARVAYKMPFKCRFVTRRPNV
- the rpmC gene encoding 50S ribosomal protein L29 — protein: MQKKMKEFRGMSDEQLSLALKDTEKHLFQLRFQSATDRLETPSEIRKAKRDIARIKTLQREKELAKLEGLPVDQLGTRIAALAAKEAANVPGKRTAHRQGARLTRFYAAKGGTLPVAPPPPPAAPVPVAAAPAKPEVKTDAKKPDAKKADAKKPGAAKGSGK
- the rpsQ gene encoding 30S ribosomal protein S17 produces the protein MADTSTPAAAGEAKTTGRRVLEGIVTRDKMIKTRRVEVERLVRHPKYGKFVKRRTVCYVHDEANASHLGDTVEIIESRPLSKTKRWALVKVVKKAPSRTLSNLEGAVAGSDAAATATAPKAEEKK
- the rplN gene encoding 50S ribosomal protein L14, whose protein sequence is MIQMYTYLDVADNTGAKEVMCIQVLGGSKRRVAYLGDIIRASVKKALPGGDVKQGDVVKGVVVRTRVATRREDGSYVRFDRNALVLLDNDNNPRGTRIFGAVPRELRAKFNKILSLAAEVV
- the rplX gene encoding 50S ribosomal protein L24, which encodes MFFRKDDVVEVVAGDDKGTRGKVLRVLRAKNKVVIEGVNRVYRHLKPSRRNPQGGRLSKEMPVDASNVMLIDPVKNAPTRVGVRYAPDGSKELFAKKSGSRLRVLSKPDPKYAKK
- the rplE gene encoding 50S ribosomal protein L5; its protein translation is MTATTTSPPARLLARYNKEIVPALSKKFGRTNLHSLPKLSKIVLNMGVGKALQDKERMKLAAEQLGLIAGQRAQVTKARVAVSGFRLRENNEIGCRVTLRGKRMYEFLDRLINLALPRIRDFRGINPKSFDGNGNYSMGLTEQLVFPEIDPDKVTFTQGMDITFVTTTKNDDEARELLRAFGMPFRDDTK
- the rpsN gene encoding 30S ribosomal protein S14 (located in the peptidyl transferase center and involved in assembly of 30S ribosome subunit; similar to what is observed with proteins L31 and L33, some proteins in this family contain CXXC motifs that are involved in zinc binding; if two copies are present in a genome, then the duplicated copy appears to have lost the zinc-binding motif and is instead regulated by zinc; the proteins in this group appear to contain the zinc-binding motif), whose amino-acid sequence is MLPGRDLVKICRRCQLCGRARAVYRKFGCCRICFRKLASDGLIPGVRKASW
- a CDS encoding 30S ribosomal protein S8, with the protein product MMTDPIADMLTRIRNANNIERPLVEMPATNLKVAVAKVLLEEGFILGYRTGVYVDTPTESGGTTKEFKELEKLGEPHAVLQVFLKYGPDGERVIRHIERYSKPGRRVYQGYKDVRRVLDGLGIAILSTSKGVMSDRQAKKAKVGGEMLCTVW